Within Bacteroidales bacterium, the genomic segment AGGGATGCAACTATTGAGCATACCAGCAGCTCAGACGAAAGCATTAAACGAATCTGTTTCAGAGCAGGCATTATGAATTACAGATATAATTTTACAGAAGAAACAAAGTACCATGGCGATGTTATCAGGTATGTTAAATCATCAGCTTTATATGTCGGACTTTCATATTATAAGGTAGGGCTTGGAAAAAGTCAGAGAAGAAGCATCATGGCTGATTTCTTTATTCAAAAAGGAGTAGATGTTCCAACGAACCCGCTAATATCTGACACCTGTACCATGCAAAAAGGTGTCAGAGTATGCTATGTAAGAGCAGGCGATACAGGTGGAGGAACGTACGAATTCGGGTTTCTGCCCGGATTAAATTCCAAAAGCTATATCTATTTTAAAATATCACTGACTATTAATGCAGTGTTTACTAAAGGTTTCAAATGGTAATATGTATAACTAAAAATTTAATTTATGAGAACAACTATTCATTATTTTTTTGCTTTTTTAGCATTAAGCATTTTAGCATTATCAGGATGCAAAAAAGATGACGACACAAACAACAACAATTCGAACACTCAGCCGACAACAACTATCGGCTCATCAAGACAAGGGGGAGGAGTTACTGATATTGAGGGAAATACATACAGAACGGTCATTATCACTGTTTCGAACAGCAAAAGCACACAGGCAAATGAACAGGAGTGGATGGCAGAGAACTTAAAATCGACCAAGTATGCCAACGGAAATTCCATTAATCCGCAGGAAATGGCTGTTTGCAACAATGATTCAACAACCGTAAACGGATTAGGATATTTATATACCTGGAATGCTCTTATGAACAATACTACCGTTGAAGGTTCACAAGGAGCTTGTCCCGATGGCTGGCATCTCCCAACCATTAACGAATATAACACTTTGATTAACGCATTAGGTGGGGCTTCTGTAGCCGGGAAAAAAATGAAGTCAACTGATACAACTTATTGGGATAATATAAGTTTAGCCGATAATTCAAGTGGATTTAGTGCTTTAGGCTCAGGCTGGATAATGAGCGGAATGGTTTTCTTTTACAAACAGGCAACCATGTTCTGGACTTCAACAGAAGAATCAGCTGGAAGTGAAAGTGCAAAACTGATCCAGTTAAACAGCAATAATCAGGGTGCTATCAATATGTATGGAGGAGGTAAAGACGTAAAACAATCTTGCAGATGCGTTAAAAATTAAAGAAAATTATGTATAAGTATATTCTAATATTCATTTGCCTGTTACTCTCTTTAAGTAAATTGTTTTCACAGGCACCAGAAATATGTTATTTTTCTCAAATGGGTTTTAGTACCGGGTATGCATTTGGTAAAGAGAAAAGTGCTCCGTCAATTGGAATAGTTCATGGAATTGTAAATACTAAATATATGTTTTATGATGGTTCAGCAGTTAAAATTGCTTTTTATAATGAAGGAAGTCAAACCAGTAAAATTATTGCTCTTGAATTAATGATTTTGGATATAGGTTTTGGCTATGGTACCAAAAATTTCTTTATAGGTTTATCACCTTTTTCAATAAACTTAACTCAAAGTCCTTGTTTTGGTATGGCTGTATTAAGCCGATTCAGGATGTTTGAAAAAGTAACTACAGAAGTTAAGTTTATGCCAAAATTATATGGTAAACCAGAAGACTATGGAGTTTTTAATAATAATTTTCATGCAGGAGTTCATTATTGGTTTTCCGAAAAGTTTTCATTAGGACTACGATATTCCCGATATAATTATCATAGAAGTTTTAGTGTTATGGCTTCATGGAATTTTTTAGAAATTTGATAATAAAAATGATTTACACAATGTTTTTATAATGAAAATTATAGTTATTTTCATCTTATTACTTCTTTTCTTTTTCTATTCTTATGCGCAAATGTCGTTTTATGAGGCAGAATTAGGAAAGGTTGCATCAAAACAGATAAGTCAGAAATTTTGGGATTTGGTTATCAGAACTACTATGCAAATTTCTGTTATCGATAATTGGATAAGGGATAAAGAGGATAAGAAATTTCATTTTGGCGATATGCTTGGAATAAGAGGTGGTTTCGGAGTCGGAAGTTGGCAACAAATGCAACTTGAGGGAATGAAAAAGTATAATGAACTTATTGAGCTTGGATTTTCAGCAGGGGGCTTTGCCGGGTATAAAAACGATTCATGGGGAGTTTTTTACAAATATCAGAGAGAATGGTTTACCTCATACCATATGAGAAGTCCGTCAACGTATAATTTTATTTGCGATGTAAATACTATTTCCGTTATTATTAATAACGCATATTATCTAGAATATGCAACAGGAAAGCCGGTTATTAAGTCTTCGTTATCAGATTCTGACGAATTTTCGCGATACACATTTAAATATTTTACAAACGATGATACAGACAACTATACAAAGGAATATATCGGTTTCAAGATAGAACGGATTGAAAAAAATAATAATCAGGATTTTAATACATATAGTTTTGTCGGTGGTTTTTCGTTTTAATAATTCAAGCTATGCAAACAAAAAAGGCTGCTCTTTCGGGTAGCCTTTTTTACTTATTTTACCACAGAAAATCTTTGTATCGCCACTTTTTTGCCATTCTTAACTAATGAGGCAATGTAAATACCTTTGGAGTATTTATCCAACGAAACTACCCTTTCGCTGTAGCCTTTGGCTACTGAGATGGTTTCAACATGTTTGCCAAGAATATTGGTTATTTCTACTTCGCAGGGATTTTCTGATTCCGAGTTAACACATAAGGTAAACTGTTGCGATGCAGGGTTGGGAATAATTTTTATCCACGAATAGCTTTCGATATTTATTTCTGATGAGTTGTTTTGGAAAGATTTTGTCTGTTCTTCAGAGGGTTCCTGGAACATAGGACAGTTTGCCCTT encodes:
- a CDS encoding fibrobacter succinogenes major paralogous domain-containing protein encodes the protein MRTTIHYFFAFLALSILALSGCKKDDDTNNNNSNTQPTTTIGSSRQGGGVTDIEGNTYRTVIITVSNSKSTQANEQEWMAENLKSTKYANGNSINPQEMAVCNNDSTTVNGLGYLYTWNALMNNTTVEGSQGACPDGWHLPTINEYNTLINALGGASVAGKKMKSTDTTYWDNISLADNSSGFSALGSGWIMSGMVFFYKQATMFWTSTEESAGSESAKLIQLNSNNQGAINMYGGGKDVKQSCRCVKN
- a CDS encoding T9SS type A sorting domain-containing protein → MLQLEKRIAQGLIPPSRIEIERANCPMFQEPSEEQTKSFQNNSSEINIESYSWIKIIPNPASQQFTLCVNSESENPCEVEITNILGKHVETISVAKGYSERVVSLDKYSKGIYIASLVKNGKKVAIQRFSVVK